Genomic segment of Pochonia chlamydosporia 170 chromosome 1, whole genome shotgun sequence:
GCAAAATGATTTATTGCAGTATACCTGTGATGGCAAATATTCTGGCTTCATCAATAGCTGCAGGAAATACGCAGTGTGCATAATTACAGTCCGGTCCACTACTAGACCCCAACTCAGTCAGATagcacttgaccagaccccacAACAGCTTGCCTCAAGCGTCACTGGctatcagaccagactttatCAACATAAAATTCATCCAaaagcaaaccagacgccatcacGCACCACCCTCAAACCGCCCTCGAAATGGCTGCATCCTCCGAGCCGCTCGCCCAGTTATCTCAGTTACCCAAAGCAGATGGCTCTGCTTCATTCTCCTATCACGGATATGCAGTCACCGCCGCCGTCAACGGTCCAATTGAGGCGCCCCGCCGTGATGAAAATCCCTTCGAAGCGCTTGTGGATGTGATTGTCAGACCAGCAGCGGGAGTGGGAGGTAAGGGTCAAAACGTTTCATACTCTTTGAGAAGTCAGTTTCCACGTCTTGATGCTAACTGTTCGAGAAAAGGCACTGCAGAGAGGCAGCTCGAGTCAATCTTGCAGGCGGCGATTCGACAACTCATACCCATTCGAAATTTTCCCAGATGCATGATTCAAGTCACGCTTCAGGTTATGGAAACGCCAGAAAACGCATACCGAAATACCAAACTCCTTCAGCCTCAATTGGTGAGACGCATTATCCCGAAAACTCTGAAATCAACCTTTTTCCCGGAGTCGTTTCTGTTGTTCTAACTCTTGCTCTCGTCAgaatcttgccatcatcccTGCCCTTTTCCACGCGGCCATTCTTGGATTATTGACTGCTGCAGTTCCTCTCAAGACTATTGCCACTGCTACAACAATTGCAATTTCAGCCGACTCCAACAGTCTGATTGTCGAACCGAGCACAGAATCGgccgc
This window contains:
- a CDS encoding ribosomal protein S5 domain 2-type fold domain-containing protein (similar to Metarhizium robertsii ARSEF 23 XP_007820164.1) → MAASSEPLAQLSQLPKADGSASFSYHGYAVTAAVNGPIEAPRRDENPFEALVDVIVRPAAGVGGTAERQLESILQAAIRQLIPIRNFPRCMIQVTLQVMETPENAYRNTKLLQPQLNLAIIPALFHAAILGLLTAAVPLKTIATATTIAISADSNSLIVEPSTESAAKAKSLHALAFTSRDELLLVESSGSFSVEDWNKILETGQNVCCREQGSKLDTVMSGDGLESQSVRSFIRSVTETKAAADLHWK